A window of Chryseobacterium aquaeductus genomic DNA:
TTTAAATATTGAAAATCTGAATTATTAAATGTCTTTAATATACTAATTGCATTGTCTTGGATACCATCAATTTCATCAAAAGCTTGCATAGATTTGGTTAATGATAAAATTTCATTCTTTAACTCATTTACTTTTAGTACTATTCTATTATTTTCTACTGATTTTTCTCTAGTTTCATAGATTTTTAAGCATTGGGAATGATAATAAGGTATTTCGTTATATTTATTTTTTTCAATCCAATTTATTATAGAATCTAAAAGTTCAATTGGTTTTGAGTTTCCTTTTAATATTACATCGGAAGCATTTTCTAGTATATCTAATCTTTCGTCTTCATTTTTAAGATTAGCCAATAGATATGTTAAAATATAACTTTGTTTATTAAATGTAATTTCATCAAAATACCCATAAATAAAACAATCAATTAAAATTTCTACATATTCGATATCCCAATTAAGAAGTTCCTTTTCTAAATCTATTAAATCGTTATTGGTAAAGTTTTTGAAAATTTTAATAACATCAATATTCCCACTAAAATACCAATAGTCGCTATCAACATCCTTATTTTGTGTTATAAATTTGTGTAAAGATTTTATTTGAAAATTTTCGGTCATTCTTATGCGATATTTTTGGGTAAACTTGCTGCTAACTATTGGATTCACGCATTTTACCAATCCAAACTAATTACGCTAAAAATAAATAAATATTCAATCAAAAACAATTTCTTTCAAACCCAAATGAAAAATAATTCAAATAAATGATAAAAACCCTGGCTTAAAGCCAAGGTTCTAAAATATGTAACAATTTTTATTTTTTCTCAATCTTTACCAACCCTTGTCTGATTTCTAAATAAAGATTTCCTTTTTCGTCAAATGTCATTGTTGATATGGTACATCTTTAATTATTTAAAAATTAGAATTACATCATAGAAAATTAATTTCTTAGTTTAAGTTTGGAAGATGATAAAATGAAATTTATAGTTCTGATCTAATTTATTTGTTAATGGTCTCCAATCTCTCAATCAAATTACCTTTCACCACTGTAAAAGTATAATCCTTTGCTTCAGCAAACGAAATCTCATATTTCCTTTCAATATTTCTTAAATCTTCCGGGAATTTTTCGAGAAGACTTTCATAAAAACGATCCAGAAAATCTTTTGAAGGCATTTCGTATTTTATCTTCAGCTGAAAACGTCTGATGATTGCAGTGTCAATGATTTCTGCGTGATTGGTGGCGCAGAGTAAAAGCGCATTCTCGGGATAATAATCGATCAACTGAATCAAAGTGTTCACCAATCTTCTCATTTCGCCCACATCTTTATCATCGCTTCCACGAGCTTTGCCGATTTGATCGAGCTCGTCAAGAAATAATACCGATCTTTCTCTTGCAGCTTTATCGAAAATCATTTTAATGTTTTGTGACGTTTCACCAATTCTTGAGGAAACGATATTACTTAGGTTAAGAATGATGATATTTTTACCCAAAGCATTCGCAATCGCCTTTGCCGTCATGGTTTTTCCGCAGCCTGAACTTCCTTCCAGAAGAATTTTGTTATTGACGGGAAGTCCGTATTCCATCAGTTCTTTGGCGTAGGTTTGTTCTTTAATGAGCTGTACAAACTGCTCTTTATTATGTGGTTCAAGGAAAACATCATCGAGTGTTACTTCTTCTTTATCCTGAATGATGAGGTTGTACAGATTCATTTTTTAGCTTTGTTTAAACTTTTGTCGCACAAAGATAATTCTTTAGAGTATTCTGGTTGATAGAGTTTCATGAATAACGTTGCTTCGAGCAGATTTCGAAAAAAATCGGATCGAGAAGTTTTCGATGTATCAGTCGTCTTTTGATCACAGGTTCTCGATACATTTTTCTTTGCTTTGCTCCGAAAAACACGCGAACTGACAAAGCTTGTCAAGAAAATCTTCATCCGAAAAATCAATAAAGAAATCTTTCTGCCAATTTTGAGTTTTTGAGGCTTGTTTATTTTCGGGAGAATCCCAGTTCGGATAAACTCTGAATCCTCTCTTTCCCTCTTTGGAAGACGTTGTCAGAATTTGTTTTTGAGATAAGATATTTTTAGGAAAAAAGAAAAATCCGGATTTCTCATTACATTTGCAAAAGATCATGTAGAAATCAAAAGGATCTTCGGATGTGAAAGGTTCGGTTTGTTTGCTTTTAGGATTTCTTTTCCATAAAGTTAAAAATTGTCCGATTTTCTTGGGAGTGATTTTAGCCTTTCTGAATTTAATGTTGAAATGATTGAGTTGGAATTGATGACCAAAATATTCATCACATTCAGAATCTGGCTGAAGATGGGAAATGATTAAGTTAAGCTTAGAAAAAACTGAATTTTGAAGTTGCTCGAATTCTGTAATCATTTTATTATGTTTTTTTGCGCTGCTTTACTCTTATTGAGCAAAACAGCGGGCAGTCGATTTGACTGCAAACATAAATAATATTAACTGATAAATTTGTTAAATAAGAAGGTTTATTTATTTTCTGATTAGTTGTTTTCTTTTTTCACTGTTGCGATATAAGAAGAAACTAAAACTGCACATGTTGCTACTCCGACGATTGCTATCATAATTTTTGAATTTTTATTTATATTAATATTTATTGCGAATTCTATAATGCAATATTACGGCTTTCAATTGTAATGTCAAATAAAAATATTATGATGTATATCAGTGTTTTGGGTTGTTGTGAGTGGGTTTTTAGGTGATTTTAAGATTGTTGTTTTGCCTGGTGGAATTGTTGATTTGTTTGTATTTTTATTATCTAATTCATAAAAAATTGTGAATCTGTTAATGTTTTTATATTTGTTGTTTTCAGGTTGACAATATCAAGGAAATAAAATGTATAGCATATTAAATCTTTGAAACATTAAAAAAAGCCATTTTTTTAGATCAGATTTCTTCGGCTTAACTGTCGTTTTACAGGTTGATTTTACGAAAACCCGCATTTATGCAAGAGTTGATTTGTCTATAATTTGGTTTAAATTTTAATAGAGTTTCTGATCTTTCTCGCAGAAAAAACTTGTTCTTTTACTTTTTCCGGTTTCTTTTTTGATGACTTCTGCTCCACAAATCGGACAGTTTTTTTGGTGATAAATCTGGAAATGTTTATTTAAAACATTCGCTTTTTTCCATTTTTTAAAATCGAAACCGTAATTTCTTGCTTCTGCGATAATTTCTTTTAATTTTTTGGGAGGTAAATTTCCGATCATACTTTCCGGATGAATGCCAACTCTGAATAATGCTTCATTTTTAATAATATTCCCAACACCTGAGAAAATATCCTGATTCATCAATGCATCACAGATCATCATTTTTAGAGTTTCTTTTAAAGTCTTTTCAGTTTTTTCAGGATTCCATTTCTCACTCATGATATCTGCTTCCCAGTCGATTTTATTTAGAAAACTTTCATCAATGACCTTTACAACACAAGTGTAAAAATACATTCCGCCATCTTTAAAGGTTAATCCTAATTTCAGCGTGTCAATATCCTTCCTGTTATATAAACTGTAAGAACCGAACATCATCAGGTGAATTTTAAAAATAATTGTATCGAAAATAAGAAACGTCTGCTTCCCGAAAATTTTTATATCACGCAGAATTTCTCCTTTAATTTTGGAGTTCTCAGGAACTTCGCTTCCACTCACTTTAATTACTTTTTCACCTACAAATTTTTGCAGATCTTCTTTCATCAGAACGATTGTTGGACCTTCAGGCATACTATTGTTTTCAAGAAAAACTCAAATATTATTCCTTTAAAAGTAAAATTTGAATTAATTTTGAAAAATGATGAATTTAAACCAGATTTACAGCAGCCGGAGAACAGGAAATAATCCGAATACGGTGGCTTCGCGTACAGATTTTCAAAGAGATTTTGACAGAATTATCTTTTCATCAGCTTTCAGAAGACTTCAGAACAAAACTCAGGTTTTTCCTTTGCCGGGAAGTGTTTTTGTGCACAACCGTTTGACGCATTCGCTCGAAGTTTCATCTGTGGGAAGAAGTTTGGGAAGTATCATTGGCGAATTTATTTTTGAAAACCGCAAAAGCGATCTTACGGAAGATTCTAAAAATTTTTATCAGCATAATTTAGGGAACGTCATTGCGGCAGCTTGTCTTTGTCATGATGTTGGAAATCCGGCTTTCGGACATTCAGGTGAAGATGCCATTGCGAGTTATTTTGATCAAAACGAAAAAGATTTAAAACCAAAATTTTCAGAAAAAGAGTGGGCAGATTTGGTGAATTTTGAGGGAAATGCCAATGCAATCCGTGTTCTTACCCATCAACAGCAAGGGAAAGATCTTGGTGGCGCCCAGCTTACATTTTCTACCTTGGCGAGTATTGCAAAATATCCTTGCGAAGCCGTTGCAAGACAAAAAGGAATTATCCATAGAAAGAAATTTGGTTTTTTTCAAAACGAAAAAGAAACGTTCCTCGAAATTGCAAAAGCAAGCCATTTAATCTCAGAAAGCGAAGAACCTTATGTTTTTAAACGTCATCCTTTCGTATGGCTGGTAGAAGCTGCTGACGATATTTGCTACAATATCATTGATATGGAAGATGCGCACCGATTGGGAATTGTATCTACCGCTGATTGTCAGAATTTGTTTTTTGAACTGGTAAAATCTGAAACCGATGATGTAGACAGAGTAAAAAGAAAACTAGATTCTATCAGTAATGATAACGAGAGAATTTCCTATTTGCGAGCGAAGGTAATCAACGCTTTAATCAACAAATCGCTGGAAATTTACAAACAGAATTTCGACAAAATTTTATCAGGAAATTTAGATAAAGCTCTTCTTGATATTTACAGAGATGAAAATAAATCATTGAAAGACATTGAAAGTTTTTCTATTGAGAAAATCTATAATCACAAAGCGGTTGTAGAGATTGAAAATGCAGGTTATAATGTAATGTATGAACTTTTGGATCATTTTATTCCGTCTGTTTTGAAATCTAAGGATGAGAGAAAATCTTATGATAAAATGGCTCTCAAATTACTTCCTCAACAGTTTGTGTATGAAGATGGATCAGATTATCAAAAAACTTTAGGGGTGATTGATTTTGTTTCCGGGATGACCGATAACTACGCAACCGACTTATACAGAAAAATAAAAGGAATTGATATTGGGATGACGATGTAATTTGCTAGATTACTTGTATTTATCATCAAAAAATTGTACCTTATCACCTAAATATAAAAAAAACAATATGGTGTATTTAGGTATTTTGGTCTTTTTTGGACTTGTCACATTATTCGCATCTTTTTTCACGGTAAAGCAAGAATCTGCAGCTGTTGTAGAAAGATTAGGTAAGTTTTTAAAGGTAAGCCACGCAGGTTTGCATTTGAAAATTCCGTTTTTAGATCAGATTTCAAAACGTCTGAATCTTAGAATTCAGCAGTTGGATGTTATTATCGATACAAAAACATTGGATAATGTTTTTATTAAAATGAAAGTTTCCGTTCAGTATCAGGTGATCAGGGAAAATGTGAAAGACGCTTATTATCGTTTAGAAAACCCTGAAAATCAGATTACTTCTTACGTTTTTGATGTGGTACGTGCAGAAGTTCCAAAGACGAAATTGGATGATGTTTTCGTAAGAAAGGATGATATTGCGGTCGCAGTAAAAAGTGAATTGCAAGAGGCGATGCAAAGTTATGGTTATGATATTATCAAAGCTTTGGTAACGGATATTGATCCTGATGAACAGGTGAAACACGCCATGAACAGAATCAACGCTGCAGAACGTGAAAAAACTGCCGCAGAATATGAGTCTGAAGCGCAAAGAATAAGAATCGTTGCCGTAGCAAAAGCTGAAGCTGAATCTAAAAAATTACAAGGTCAGGGTATCGCAGATCAACGTAGAGAGATTGCAAAAGGCCTAGAAGAATCTGTAAAAATGCTGAATGCTGCCAACATCAACGCGCAGGAAGCTTCTGCTTTGATCGTTGTTACACAGCATTATGACACATTAAATTCTATTGGTGCCAACAACAGAAGTAATTTGGTTTTACTTCCCAATTCTCCGACAGCAGCAAGTTCGATGTTAAATGATCTTGTGGTTTCAATGGCTGCAACGCAGAAAATGGATGAGCTAAGTACTGCTAACTATCCGAAACCACCGAAAGACTTTGGACATTCTGGTCACTAATAAAATAAAAATCCTCTCAGCATCAATTTTCTGAGAGGATTTTTTTTATTTCTTAGTTTTAGAAACCTGTTGTACTAAAGAATATCGGATTGATGAACCGTCTGCGGGAGGATTGGTGATTTTTTCGGTCTTTAATTTTAGTACATATTCAAATCCCGGTTCGTAAATAAATCCTTCTATGTTGCTGTACAAATTTCCCCAACTGTCAGATTCTTTTTCTTTTATTTGGAGGCATTTCATTGGTGCAACTCCTGTACAATCTACTGTTTGTGATGCAACTATAAACATTTTTTCATCTGCTGATGCAGAATTTGCCATAGGTTTGCACTGAGTTGTTGTCAATATTACTGCCAACGGAAAAATTACGGTTAAAATCTTGAGAATATTTTTCATAGTATGAATTTAGTGATAATCAAAGTTAAGCCTTTTCTTTAGTTTTAAATTTTTGTTTTCCGATCAACAATTCGAAAAACATTTTAAAATCAGACATTAAAGACCAAAGCGGATATTTGAAAGTTGCAGGCTTATTTCGTTCGATAAATGCGTGACTGAGCCATGCGAAACCATATCCGAATATCGGTATGTACCAAAGGAATCTTTCTTTTCCGGTGTAAATTACAAACCCGATCACGAAAAATACAAATATAATTCCAAGAAAGTGAAAAATTCTTGTTCCCAATTTCTTGTGTTCATCAAGATAAAACTCGTAGAACTCTTTGAAGGTTTTTATTCTTCCAGACATGGCGATACAGTTTAAAGTTCTAAAAAAACTTTAGCAATAATTTCGCCAATTTTTATTAATTTAAAAAAGAAAAAGGCAAATCTGTAGAATTACATTTTGCCTTTATTATTTTTAATTCAGTGATTCTTTTCTCAGTTTACTGTTTTTATAACCGTAGCAAAAATAAATGACCAAGCCTAAGGCGAACCAGAGACCGAACCAGAACCAATTGTCGTGGCTCATTCCTGTGAGCAAATAAAGACAAGAGCTCAGACCAATTAAAGGAATTAGTGAAAGATTTTTGATGAAAGTTACCACGCAGAGTATCAGATTTACAATGATAAAAAAGAAAATTGACGCTCTGAATTCTCCTTCTTTAGGATCATTCCAGTCCATTAAAGTATTGAAAAATGCTGGCTGAAAATAATAGAATCCTACCAAACATCCGATAAAAATAACAGGAAAAATTATCTTACCATTTATATATGGAAGGTGGAATCTCCCTTTGATCTTTTCCTTAGCAGGAAGCATTAAAACTCCTGCACAAACCAATACAAAGGCGAATATAGTTCCGATACTGGTAAAATCTAAGATGAAACTTTTATCTGTAAAAATAATAGGAACACCTACTACAATTCCTGTAATGATGGTGGCAAATGATGGTGTTTTGTATTTTGGATGTACAGTCTGAAACTTTTTAGGCATCAACCCGTCACGGCTCATTGCGTACCAGATTCTCGGCTGTCCCATCTGGAAAACCAATAAAACTGTAGTGATAGCGACAATGGCGACAAAAGAAACTACCAGTTCCATCCAGGCAACATTGGCATTAGTTTTTTCAAATATAAATGAAAGCGGATCTCCTACACCGTCAAATTTTCTGTAATCCACCATTCCCGTAAGAACTAGAGTAAGTATGATGTAAATTACGGTACAAAGTGCAAGTGAGATAATCATGCCTTTGGGCAAGGTTTTTTGAGGATCTTTAGTTTCTTCAGACAGTACACTCAGCGCATCAAAACCGATGTAGGCAAAGAAAACTCCGGAAACGGCACTCATCACACCCGCAAAGCCATTAGGCATGAAAGATGTAACGCCTGTTTCAGGGTTTAAAGGTGTCCAGTTTTCTGTATTGATGTAAGAAAAACCTACCAAAATCACCAAAACAATGACTGCCAATTTTAAAATTACCAATGAGTTGTTAAAGTTTTTGCTTTCTTTTAAACCTAAATAACAAAGCCATGTAATCAAACCATTTATCACCAATGCAGGAATATCAACTATGAATTTCAGACTTCCCAATAATGGTGCATTCGCCCATGCACTGATAAGTTCTTTGTTTTCTGAACCGTTTTGAAAAGCTTTTTTAGCTTCGGTATAGCTGCACGTGAGATATTCCGGGATGTGCATATCCAGACGTCCGAGGAAGCTGGTAAGATAATCTGACCATGAAAATGCAACATATATATTTCCAAAAGAATATTCCATGATTAAAGCCCAACCAATGATCCAAGCCATCAATTCTCCAAAACTTGCATACGCATAGGTATAGGCAGATCCTGCAGTAGGAATTCTGCTGGCAAATTCTGCATAGCACAGCGCTGTAAAACCACAGGCAAAACCACAGATTAAATAAAGTAGAATAACTCCGGGACCACCTCGAAAAACCGCTTCACCCAAACTGCTGAAACTTCCAGCTCCAATAATTGCTGCAATACCAAAAAATACGATGTCCCAAACACCTAAAACTCTTAAAAGATTGGTGGAAGTATCTGTTTCTGAATAGTTTTTTCTTTTGAAAAGTTGATTCATTTAATAATTATATAAGTTGAAAGAAACAAATGTAATTATTTCTACTAAATATTTAATATTTTCTTAATATTTCTTGTAAAAAAGTTAATAAGTATTAAAAAATAATCCACATACTAACAATATGTTAAAACGCTTGTTTATGCAATATCTTTTTAATATTTTCGTTGATAAATTGTGGATAACTATTTCCATAAAGTTTAAAATTTACAGCCTTTATTTAGTGCCTACACATTTTAAAATTTGATAGTAAATGAAATCAAAAAAAATACTTCTAGCGGCTGCGGTTTTCTATTTTGGAATGTCCGAAGCGCAACAATCTCAATATTTTACCCAAAAAGAGAACTACAGGTTTAATTTAGCTGAAAATCTTTATCAGACCAAAATATATAACGCTTCACAATACGAATATGCAAGACAGTATTTCTACAATCAGAATCTGTCTCAATCTAAAAAAGAAGCTGCCCAGTTTTTTGATAATGTGATAGGAGTTATTCTTCAAAAAAATCATGCAGAAGAAGGATTAACGGCTTTTATCAAAGAATATCCAAATTCTGCTTATTTCGCTCAGGCAAATTTACCTTTAGCCGATTATTATCTGGCAAAAAAAGATTTCAAAAAAGCTTTGGAAACTTTGAAAAAAGTAAATCAATATCAATTGACTCGTGAAGAAAACACGCAGTATATTTTGAAATTGGGCTACGCAAAATTCATGATGGGGGATTCTAAAGGCGCGATTGATGCTCTTGAAGAAGCTTACAAAACCGTTGACGAATCTGAAAAAGGAGACGTTGCGTATATGCTGGGTCATTTGTATTACTCTAATAAACAGAACGACCAGGCTTTCCAATATTTTGATACTGTAAAAGATCAGCCGAAGTTTTCTAAACTGGTGCGTCCTTATTATGTACAGATGCACTACAATGATAAGGATTACGACAAAGCGATTTCCGAAGGAACGGCGTTGTTGAACGAAGATATTTCAGAATCTTATAAAGCAGAGGTTCACAAAATCATCGGTGAAAGTTATTTCATGAAAAATGATTACGCCGCCGCTTATCCTCATTTAAAAGATTATCTGAGCGTTCAGCAAAACCCATCCGAAAACGATTTGTATGAAATGGGATTTGTTGCTGCCCAGCTGAAAAAATATGATGAGGCGGTTTCTTATTACAATCAATTGATCAACAGTAATTCGGCATTGGCTCAGAATGCTTATTACCAATTGGGAAATGCTTATCTGGCGGTCGACAAGAAGCAGGAAGCACTTTCGGCATTCCGTTCTTCTTATCAGATGGATTATGATGCCAGTGTAAAACAATTGGCTCACGAGCAATATGCAAAATTAGGCTACGACATCGGAAATCCGTTTGAAAGCCCTACAGCAGTAATTCAGGATTATATTACAGCAAACCCGAGTGGTACAAAAAATGCAGAAATGAGATCACTTTTGGTGAAATCTTATCTGTATTCCGGGAACTTTAAAGAGACTTTGAATGCCATCGATACATTACCCAATTCAACTCCTGAAACTGATAAAGTAGATCAGGAAGTTTCTTATCTCTTGGGAACTGAAGAATTTAACAAAGGTAATTTTGATGAAGCTGAAAAATATTTTTTAAGAAGCTTAGAATTTGACATCAATAAAGAATTCAATAGCAGAGCATTGTATTGGCTGGGACAGGTGTATTATCAGAAAGGGAATTACCCATCAGCAATTGTACGATACGAAAAATTACTGAACGAGACTTTCCCCGAAAAGCAGCAATTGCCTTATGATCTGGGATATGCATATTTTAAATCTAAAAAGTTTGATCAGGCCGAAAATTATTTTAAGCAATATCTGACGAATCCTAAGATTGAATTTAAAAATGATGCAGAACTTCGTTTAGCGGATATTAATTATGCCAATAATAATTTGGATGAAGCGATTGCAATTTATGATAAAAATGAAGAATCCACAGATTATACATTGTATCAAAAATCGCTGGCATTAGGATTTAAAGGTGATAATGCTGCCAAAATATCGAATTTAAAATCGTTGATTTCTACATACCCAGATTCAGAATATCAGGATGATGCTCAATACGAGATCGGTTCTGCCTACGCAGCGTTAGATGATTTTGCAAATTCCAATGATTTTTTCGGAAAAGTAATCAAATCTTCTTCTGATAAAGATTTGGTAGCGAATGCATCTATTTTCAGAGCGCAAAATTATATCGAGCAAAACCAAAGTGATAAAGCTTTATCTGAATTGAAAGCTTTGGGTAATCAATACAAAAATACTCCGTATGCACAGAAAGTTGTGCAGGCGGCAAAACCTATTTTTACGAAAAACGGAGATGTTTCCGGATATGCCGATTTTGCCAACAGCATCGGTGTAAATATTGACGCTGCTGAAATTGATGAGATCAACCTATCAACCGGTAAGCAATATTTTGTGAAAAAAGATTACAAAAATGCAATCTCGTATTACGAGAAATATTTAACTCAAAACCCAACAGGCGAAGGGCTTTATCAGGCAAAATATGAATTGGGCGAAAGCTACTACCAAACCAATAATTCTACAAAAGCATTACTGGTTTTACAGGAAGTTGCCGATGTACAGAATGATTATCAGGATGATGCGCAAACCCGTTTAGTACAAATATTTGTTGCGCAAGGCAATATGTCTGATGCCAAAAAGTATCTGGAAAATCTTAAAAATTCTTCAAATATCAACATTAGAAACTACGCCAACATAGAATTGATGAAAGTATATGCTGAAGAAAAGAATTTCTCACAAGCTGAAAAATTGGCAGATGCTGTGATTGCTAACAATAAAAACTCTGCTGCAGTGATAGAAACTGCGAAAGTAATCAAAGCAAGAAGTTTGATGAATTCCGGAAAAGATAAAGATGCTCAGACAGCTTATTCAGCTCTAGAAAAATCTTCAAATACTGAAGTTGCAGCAGAAGCTTTATACTCAAAAGCATTCTATCAGAACAAAGGAAAAGCCTTTAAATCATCCAATGAGACAATTTTCAAATTAGCTAATAATTATGCTTCAGAAGATTATTGGGGAGCAAAAGCGTTAGTTTTGATGGCGAAAAATTACATCGGATTAAAAGATAATTACCAGGCGAGTTATACTTGCGATCAGATTATCGCAAATTATTCTGATTTCCCGGAAATTGTAGCTGAAGCGAAAGAGGTTAAAAAGCAGATCAAAAAGTAATGTGTAAAATGTAAGAGTATGAAATACTTTGTACATCAGACGTTATACATCAATACAAATAAGAAACAATGAATAGAAAAATTCAAATATTATCTATATTATTTTTAGGAATTTCGTCTGTGGCGTTTTCCCAAATTAAAGAAGAAAAGCTGATTCTTAATAAAAAAAGAGAGCCGGAAGTTAAGAAAATTGAGAAGAAAAAGACTTCCATCGAAACCATTAAAAATTATCCGCCGGAAG
This region includes:
- a CDS encoding DUF4377 domain-containing protein — translated: MKNILKILTVIFPLAVILTTTQCKPMANSASADEKMFIVASQTVDCTGVAPMKCLQIKEKESDSWGNLYSNIEGFIYEPGFEYVLKLKTEKITNPPADGSSIRYSLVQQVSKTKK
- a CDS encoding tetratricopeptide repeat protein yields the protein MKSKKILLAAAVFYFGMSEAQQSQYFTQKENYRFNLAENLYQTKIYNASQYEYARQYFYNQNLSQSKKEAAQFFDNVIGVILQKNHAEEGLTAFIKEYPNSAYFAQANLPLADYYLAKKDFKKALETLKKVNQYQLTREENTQYILKLGYAKFMMGDSKGAIDALEEAYKTVDESEKGDVAYMLGHLYYSNKQNDQAFQYFDTVKDQPKFSKLVRPYYVQMHYNDKDYDKAISEGTALLNEDISESYKAEVHKIIGESYFMKNDYAAAYPHLKDYLSVQQNPSENDLYEMGFVAAQLKKYDEAVSYYNQLINSNSALAQNAYYQLGNAYLAVDKKQEALSAFRSSYQMDYDASVKQLAHEQYAKLGYDIGNPFESPTAVIQDYITANPSGTKNAEMRSLLVKSYLYSGNFKETLNAIDTLPNSTPETDKVDQEVSYLLGTEEFNKGNFDEAEKYFLRSLEFDINKEFNSRALYWLGQVYYQKGNYPSAIVRYEKLLNETFPEKQQLPYDLGYAYFKSKKFDQAENYFKQYLTNPKIEFKNDAELRLADINYANNNLDEAIAIYDKNEESTDYTLYQKSLALGFKGDNAAKISNLKSLISTYPDSEYQDDAQYEIGSAYAALDDFANSNDFFGKVIKSSSDKDLVANASIFRAQNYIEQNQSDKALSELKALGNQYKNTPYAQKVVQAAKPIFTKNGDVSGYADFANSIGVNIDAAEIDEINLSTGKQYFVKKDYKNAISYYEKYLTQNPTGEGLYQAKYELGESYYQTNNSTKALLVLQEVADVQNDYQDDAQTRLVQIFVAQGNMSDAKKYLENLKNSSNINIRNYANIELMKVYAEEKNFSQAEKLADAVIANNKNSAAVIETAKVIKARSLMNSGKDKDAQTAYSALEKSSNTEVAAEALYSKAFYQNKGKAFKSSNETIFKLANNYASEDYWGAKALVLMAKNYIGLKDNYQASYTCDQIIANYSDFPEIVAEAKEVKKQIKK
- a CDS encoding endonuclease, with translation MPEGPTIVLMKEDLQKFVGEKVIKVSGSEVPENSKIKGEILRDIKIFGKQTFLIFDTIIFKIHLMMFGSYSLYNRKDIDTLKLGLTFKDGGMYFYTCVVKVIDESFLNKIDWEADIMSEKWNPEKTEKTLKETLKMMICDALMNQDIFSGVGNIIKNEALFRVGIHPESMIGNLPPKKLKEIIAEARNYGFDFKKWKKANVLNKHFQIYHQKNCPICGAEVIKKETGKSKRTSFFCEKDQKLY
- a CDS encoding AAA family ATPase, with the translated sequence MNLYNLIIQDKEEVTLDDVFLEPHNKEQFVQLIKEQTYAKELMEYGLPVNNKILLEGSSGCGKTMTAKAIANALGKNIIILNLSNIVSSRIGETSQNIKMIFDKAARERSVLFLDELDQIGKARGSDDKDVGEMRRLVNTLIQLIDYYPENALLLCATNHAEIIDTAIIRRFQLKIKYEMPSKDFLDRFYESLLEKFPEDLRNIERKYEISFAEAKDYTFTVVKGNLIERLETINK
- a CDS encoding SPFH domain-containing protein yields the protein MVYLGILVFFGLVTLFASFFTVKQESAAVVERLGKFLKVSHAGLHLKIPFLDQISKRLNLRIQQLDVIIDTKTLDNVFIKMKVSVQYQVIRENVKDAYYRLENPENQITSYVFDVVRAEVPKTKLDDVFVRKDDIAVAVKSELQEAMQSYGYDIIKALVTDIDPDEQVKHAMNRINAAEREKTAAEYESEAQRIRIVAVAKAEAESKKLQGQGIADQRREIAKGLEESVKMLNAANINAQEASALIVVTQHYDTLNSIGANNRSNLVLLPNSPTAASSMLNDLVVSMAATQKMDELSTANYPKPPKDFGHSGH
- a CDS encoding APC family permease; this translates as MNQLFKRKNYSETDTSTNLLRVLGVWDIVFFGIAAIIGAGSFSSLGEAVFRGGPGVILLYLICGFACGFTALCYAEFASRIPTAGSAYTYAYASFGELMAWIIGWALIMEYSFGNIYVAFSWSDYLTSFLGRLDMHIPEYLTCSYTEAKKAFQNGSENKELISAWANAPLLGSLKFIVDIPALVINGLITWLCYLGLKESKNFNNSLVILKLAVIVLVILVGFSYINTENWTPLNPETGVTSFMPNGFAGVMSAVSGVFFAYIGFDALSVLSEETKDPQKTLPKGMIISLALCTVIYIILTLVLTGMVDYRKFDGVGDPLSFIFEKTNANVAWMELVVSFVAIVAITTVLLVFQMGQPRIWYAMSRDGLMPKKFQTVHPKYKTPSFATIITGIVVGVPIIFTDKSFILDFTSIGTIFAFVLVCAGVLMLPAKEKIKGRFHLPYINGKIIFPVIFIGCLVGFYYFQPAFFNTLMDWNDPKEGEFRASIFFFIIVNLILCVVTFIKNLSLIPLIGLSSCLYLLTGMSHDNWFWFGLWFALGLVIYFCYGYKNSKLRKESLN
- the dgt gene encoding dGTP triphosphohydrolase is translated as MNLNQIYSSRRTGNNPNTVASRTDFQRDFDRIIFSSAFRRLQNKTQVFPLPGSVFVHNRLTHSLEVSSVGRSLGSIIGEFIFENRKSDLTEDSKNFYQHNLGNVIAAACLCHDVGNPAFGHSGEDAIASYFDQNEKDLKPKFSEKEWADLVNFEGNANAIRVLTHQQQGKDLGGAQLTFSTLASIAKYPCEAVARQKGIIHRKKFGFFQNEKETFLEIAKASHLISESEEPYVFKRHPFVWLVEAADDICYNIIDMEDAHRLGIVSTADCQNLFFELVKSETDDVDRVKRKLDSISNDNERISYLRAKVINALINKSLEIYKQNFDKILSGNLDKALLDIYRDENKSLKDIESFSIEKIYNHKAVVEIENAGYNVMYELLDHFIPSVLKSKDERKSYDKMALKLLPQQFVYEDGSDYQKTLGVIDFVSGMTDNYATDLYRKIKGIDIGMTM
- a CDS encoding MepB family protein, yielding MITEFEQLQNSVFSKLNLIISHLQPDSECDEYFGHQFQLNHFNIKFRKAKITPKKIGQFLTLWKRNPKSKQTEPFTSEDPFDFYMIFCKCNEKSGFFFFPKNILSQKQILTTSSKEGKRGFRVYPNWDSPENKQASKTQNWQKDFFIDFSDEDFLDKLCQFACFSEQSKEKCIENL
- a CDS encoding DUF962 domain-containing protein → MSGRIKTFKEFYEFYLDEHKKLGTRIFHFLGIIFVFFVIGFVIYTGKERFLWYIPIFGYGFAWLSHAFIERNKPATFKYPLWSLMSDFKMFFELLIGKQKFKTKEKA